A genome region from Sardina pilchardus chromosome 22, fSarPil1.1, whole genome shotgun sequence includes the following:
- the LOC134070376 gene encoding NADH dehydrogenase [ubiquinone] 1 alpha subcomplex subunit 4-like 2 translates to MIRVMMEHAKKHPGLIPQFFFILLGMGGASFYLFRLAKGPHVTWKHGSNPEPWNNLSPTYQYKFVAINTDYKNLKKEGPDF, encoded by the exons ATGATACGGGTTATGATGGAACATGCCAAAAAGCATCCAGGG ctcaTTCCTCagttcttcttcatcctcctgGGGATGGGCGGGGCCTCCTTCTATCTGTTCCGACTGGCAAAGGGACCTCATGTCAC ctggAAACATGGGAGTAACCCAGAGCCTTGGAACAACCTCAGCCCCACCTATCAGTACAAG TTTGTAGCGATCAACACCGACTACAAGAACCTCAAGAAGGAGGGGCCAGACTTCTAA